In the Acidovorax sp. A79 genome, one interval contains:
- a CDS encoding YoaK family protein, translating into MRRLRHLTGHHRTVASNRVLGLLLAFNAGAVNAGGFLVVHLYTSHMTGFVSMLADNLVLGNMALVLGAVGALLAFVSGAATTAVMVNWARQRKLHSSYALPLLVVAVLMLVFGLVGAITLNWRTPFAVPTTVLLLSFIMGLQNATVTKMSSSQIRTTHMTGVVTDLGIELGKMLYWNRTGTAPESQVRANQARLRLFAGLVAMFLVGGVAGAAGFKHVGFVFVVPLALVLLGLSLPPLWADRARLRHPLRKALPLEPPLTPPPAL; encoded by the coding sequence ATGCGACGCCTGCGCCATCTCACCGGACACCACCGCACGGTGGCGAGCAACCGCGTGCTGGGCCTGCTGCTGGCCTTCAATGCGGGCGCGGTCAATGCCGGGGGGTTCCTGGTGGTGCACCTGTACACCTCGCACATGACCGGCTTTGTCTCGATGCTGGCCGACAACCTCGTGCTGGGCAACATGGCCCTGGTGCTGGGCGCGGTGGGGGCGTTGCTGGCCTTCGTCAGCGGCGCGGCCACCACGGCCGTCATGGTCAACTGGGCGCGCCAGCGCAAGCTGCACAGCAGCTATGCGCTGCCGCTGCTGGTGGTGGCGGTGCTCATGCTGGTGTTCGGCCTGGTGGGCGCCATCACGCTCAACTGGCGCACGCCGTTCGCCGTGCCCACCACGGTGCTGCTGCTGTCGTTCATCATGGGCCTGCAGAACGCCACGGTGACCAAGATGTCCTCGTCCCAGATCCGCACCACGCACATGACCGGCGTGGTGACCGACCTGGGCATCGAGCTGGGCAAGATGCTCTACTGGAACCGCACCGGCACCGCGCCGGAATCCCAGGTGCGCGCCAACCAGGCCCGGCTGCGGCTGTTCGCGGGGCTCGTGGCGATGTTCCTCGTGGGAGGCGTTGCCGGGGCCGCGGGCTTCAAGCACGTGGGCTTCGTGTTCGTGGTGCCGCTGGCGCTGGTGCTGCTGGGGCTGTCGCTGCCCCCCTTGTGGGCCGACCGCGCGCGCCTGCGCCACCCCTTGCGCAAGGCGCTGCCGCTGGAGCCGCCGCTCACTCCGCCGCCCGCGCTCTGA
- the glcF gene encoding glycolate oxidase subunit GlcF encodes MQTQLAPEYRARADGLEAEAILRKCVHCGFCTATCPTYQLLGDELDGPRGRIYLIKQVLEGAEPTRKTQMHLDRCLTCRNCESTCPSGVQYGHLVDIGRRIVDEKVARPVGEKALRWALKEGLPSPLFAPAMKAGQLVRGLLPASLKAKVPAPQNAGAWPVREHARKVLLLAGCVQPAMMPNINTATARVLDAVGIQTVVAPKAGCCGAVKFHLNDQDGGKAEMRANIDAWWPLVEQGGVEAIVMNASGCGVTVKEYGHILKDDAQYAARAERISALTRDLSELLPALLPELADKLAGRAQPAADVLYAYHPPCTLQHGQKLRGGVETQLARLGFRLRAARNEAHLCCGSAGTYSVLNPDLAYQLRDRKLGVLGEAFGDQPPDVILSANIGCITHLQSGTGTPVRHWIEVLDEALA; translated from the coding sequence ATGCAAACCCAACTCGCCCCTGAATACCGCGCCCGCGCCGATGGCCTGGAGGCCGAGGCCATCCTGCGCAAATGCGTGCACTGCGGCTTCTGCACCGCCACCTGCCCCACCTACCAGCTGCTGGGCGACGAGCTCGACGGCCCGCGCGGCCGCATCTACCTCATCAAGCAGGTGCTCGAGGGCGCCGAGCCCACGCGCAAGACCCAGATGCACCTGGACCGGTGCCTGACCTGCCGCAACTGCGAAAGCACCTGCCCGAGCGGCGTGCAATATGGTCATCTGGTCGATATCGGCCGCAGGATCGTCGATGAGAAAGTCGCCCGCCCGGTGGGCGAGAAGGCCTTGCGCTGGGCGCTGAAGGAGGGCCTGCCTTCGCCCCTGTTCGCCCCCGCCATGAAGGCAGGGCAACTGGTGCGCGGCCTGCTGCCCGCATCCCTCAAGGCCAAGGTGCCTGCGCCCCAAAATGCCGGCGCATGGCCCGTGCGCGAACACGCGCGCAAGGTGCTTTTGCTGGCGGGCTGCGTGCAGCCGGCCATGATGCCCAACATCAACACCGCCACCGCCCGCGTGCTCGACGCCGTGGGCATCCAGACCGTGGTCGCGCCCAAGGCGGGCTGCTGCGGTGCCGTCAAGTTCCACCTCAACGACCAGGACGGCGGCAAGGCCGAGATGCGCGCCAACATCGACGCCTGGTGGCCGCTGGTGGAGCAGGGCGGGGTGGAAGCCATCGTCATGAACGCCTCGGGCTGCGGCGTCACCGTCAAGGAATACGGCCACATCCTCAAGGACGACGCGCAGTACGCCGCCAGGGCCGAACGCATCAGCGCGCTCACGCGCGACCTGTCGGAGCTGCTGCCGGCCCTGCTGCCCGAGCTGGCCGACAAGCTGGCGGGCCGCGCCCAGCCCGCCGCCGACGTGCTGTACGCCTACCATCCGCCGTGCACGCTGCAGCACGGCCAGAAGCTGCGCGGCGGGGTGGAAACGCAGCTTGCGCGCCTGGGGTTCCGGCTGCGCGCGGCGCGCAACGAGGCCCACCTGTGCTGCGGCTCGGCGGGCACGTATTCGGTGCTCAACCCGGACCTGGCGTACCAGCTGCGCGACCGCAAGCTCGGCGTGCTCGGCGAGGCGTTCGGCGACCAGCCCCCGGACGTGATCCTGTCGGCCAACATCGGCTGCATCACCCATTTGCAAAGCGGCACCGGCACGCCGGTGCGCCACTGGATCGAGGTGCTGGACGAAGCCCTGGCCTGA
- a CDS encoding ProQ/FINO family protein, with protein MTDSVPAQEQPSAAPATPLAAPVSAAPAEAAAAAPGASAAADAAGAPQQRAGGSRRGGRNRRKPEGRPAPEGGAEASAPAPAGARAPQRVHPALEQLAGLYPHLFGAVFRPLKRGIFQDLLAAHPEVFEREALKVALGIHTRSTRYLQSVAAGDRRHDLSGQPVEDMAPEHVHHALLEVYRRKKARATEDLLPKLRNRMMAAFEASGLTREAYTELVQGRDEAANAILEEAFAEWSARNAKDEALLRAFEASGQTLEAFADMYGLVPRTVGQQLERARRLAAARVQAAAAAAVAAIAPAPQDA; from the coding sequence ATGACCGACTCCGTGCCCGCACAAGAACAACCGAGCGCAGCCCCTGCCACACCGCTGGCGGCGCCTGTTTCGGCCGCACCGGCCGAGGCGGCTGCCGCCGCTCCCGGGGCGTCCGCCGCCGCCGACGCTGCCGGGGCACCCCAGCAGCGCGCGGGCGGATCACGCCGTGGCGGCCGCAACCGCCGCAAGCCCGAAGGGCGCCCGGCGCCAGAGGGCGGCGCCGAGGCCTCTGCCCCCGCACCTGCGGGCGCGCGCGCGCCGCAGCGTGTGCACCCCGCGCTGGAGCAACTGGCGGGGCTCTACCCGCACCTGTTCGGCGCGGTGTTCCGCCCGCTCAAGCGCGGCATCTTCCAGGACCTGCTGGCCGCGCACCCCGAGGTGTTCGAGCGCGAGGCGCTCAAGGTGGCGCTGGGCATCCACACCCGCTCCACGCGCTACCTGCAAAGCGTGGCGGCGGGCGACCGGCGCCATGACCTCTCGGGCCAGCCCGTGGAGGACATGGCCCCCGAGCACGTGCACCACGCGCTGCTGGAGGTCTACCGCCGCAAGAAGGCCCGTGCCACCGAGGACCTGCTGCCCAAGCTGCGCAACCGCATGATGGCCGCGTTCGAGGCCTCGGGGCTCACGCGCGAGGCCTACACCGAGCTGGTGCAGGGCCGCGACGAAGCCGCCAACGCCATCCTCGAAGAGGCCTTTGCCGAATGGTCGGCGCGCAACGCCAAGGACGAGGCTTTGCTGCGCGCGTTCGAGGCCAGCGGCCAGACACTGGAGGCCTTTGCCGACATGTACGGCCTGGTGCCCCGCACCGTGGGCCAGCAGCTCGAGCGCGCTCGCCGCCTCGCCGCCGCGCGGGTGCAGGCCGCGGCGGCCGCGGCCGTGGCCGCCATCGCACCGGCCCCGCAAGACGCCTGA
- a CDS encoding alpha/beta fold hydrolase, with product MPAAPSRLIFLPGVGGDPAFWQPVSSAMPLPAARVLLGWPWRDAGAGAGLAPDAAGGMQDLVDAVTPHMDRPCALVAQSLGGVVALLAALERPDHLTHLVLVATSGGVPMDDLHPHDWRPDFLRANPAFPPWMAQARWDLSARLASVRAPALLLWGDKDPISPVAVGRRLCGLLPGARMHVLPGGAHDLARTHAGAVAGHIHRHLRGGASGDAGQGASQNA from the coding sequence GTGCCGGCGGCACCTTCCAGGCTGATCTTCCTGCCCGGCGTGGGGGGCGACCCCGCGTTCTGGCAACCGGTCTCGTCGGCCATGCCGCTGCCCGCCGCGCGCGTGCTGCTGGGCTGGCCCTGGCGCGATGCAGGAGCCGGCGCGGGGCTGGCGCCGGACGCGGCCGGTGGCATGCAGGATCTGGTCGATGCGGTCACGCCGCACATGGACCGGCCCTGCGCGCTGGTCGCGCAGTCCCTGGGCGGCGTGGTGGCCCTGCTCGCCGCCCTCGAGCGGCCCGACCACCTGACCCACCTGGTGCTCGTGGCCACGTCGGGCGGCGTGCCCATGGACGACCTGCATCCCCACGACTGGCGGCCCGATTTCCTGCGCGCCAACCCCGCGTTTCCGCCGTGGATGGCCCAGGCGCGGTGGGACCTGTCGGCCCGGCTGGCGTCGGTGCGCGCGCCCGCCCTTTTGCTGTGGGGCGACAAGGACCCCATCAGCCCCGTGGCCGTGGGGCGGCGCCTGTGCGGCCTGCTGCCGGGCGCGCGCATGCACGTGCTGCCAGGCGGTGCCCACGACCTGGCCCGCACGCACGCCGGGGCCGTGGCCGGGCACATCCACCGCCATCTGCGGGGCGGCGCCTCAGGGGATGCCGGACAGGGCGCTTCGCAGAACGCCTAG
- a CDS encoding DUF2798 domain-containing protein: MNHSSSPTPPPSPRTSWGLRKLPARSAAWVMPLLLSLLMTFIVSLISTVRVVGFSLDLPRLWMSSWALSWLVAFPTLLLVLPVVRRVTAAIVEPQG; encoded by the coding sequence ATGAACCACTCTTCGTCGCCCACCCCACCGCCTTCCCCCAGGACCTCCTGGGGCCTGCGCAAGCTGCCCGCACGGTCCGCGGCCTGGGTCATGCCCCTGCTGCTGTCGCTGCTCATGACCTTCATCGTGTCGCTGATCAGCACCGTGCGCGTGGTGGGCTTCTCGCTGGATCTTCCCCGCCTGTGGATGAGCTCCTGGGCACTGTCCTGGCTCGTCGCCTTCCCCACGCTGCTGCTGGTGCTGCCCGTGGTGCGCCGGGTGACGGCCGCCATCGTGGAGCCGCAGGGCTGA
- a CDS encoding GyrI-like domain-containing protein, whose amino-acid sequence MTTPTTVQIPSFSVAGIAVRTRNSDEMNPAIARLGGLWERFFSQSWERKLPGRDSDGRIFGVYSGYESNEHGAFDVTAGVATADPELAQAVPGAARVDIQAGDYLVFTGHGDMPQMVIDTWVRIWRYFAENPQVQRRFGTDFEAYEGPDSVAIHVGVKP is encoded by the coding sequence ATGACCACACCCACCACCGTCCAGATTCCCTCATTCAGCGTGGCCGGCATTGCCGTCCGCACGCGCAACAGCGACGAGATGAACCCCGCCATCGCGCGCCTCGGGGGCCTGTGGGAACGCTTCTTCAGCCAGAGCTGGGAGCGCAAGTTGCCTGGCCGCGACAGCGATGGCCGCATCTTCGGCGTCTACAGCGGCTACGAATCCAACGAACACGGCGCCTTCGACGTGACCGCCGGCGTGGCCACGGCCGACCCGGAACTGGCCCAGGCGGTGCCCGGAGCCGCCCGCGTGGACATCCAGGCGGGCGACTACCTCGTCTTCACCGGCCACGGCGACATGCCCCAGATGGTGATCGACACCTGGGTCCGCATCTGGCGCTACTTCGCCGAGAACCCGCAGGTGCAGCGCCGTTTCGGCACCGATTTCGAGGCCTACGAGGGCCCGGACAGCGTGGCCATCCACGTCGGCGTGAAGCCGTAG
- a CDS encoding YafY family protein, translating into MRRADRLFQIVQLIRGRRLSTAAFLAERLEVSPRTIYRDVADLQHQGVPIEGEAGVGYRLGAGFELPPLMFSQGEANALVAAARLAQAWLDAGLAREVEGALGKILSVLPPAARAAAEAQALYAPSVGLDPRAQATLQALREAVHSRHVVQIDYADVHGRPSLRRLRPLGCFYWGKVWTLSAWCELRNDFRGFRIDRIVDLVVLEEQFRQEPGKTLADMLRKVEAEMASRPPEWPPAPTPGLTA; encoded by the coding sequence ATGCGCCGCGCTGACCGCCTTTTCCAGATCGTCCAGCTCATCCGGGGGCGGCGCCTGTCCACGGCGGCGTTCCTGGCCGAGCGGCTCGAGGTGTCTCCGCGCACCATCTACCGCGACGTGGCGGACCTGCAGCACCAGGGCGTGCCCATTGAGGGCGAGGCCGGCGTGGGCTACCGGCTGGGCGCCGGCTTCGAGCTGCCGCCGCTGATGTTCAGCCAGGGCGAGGCCAACGCGCTGGTGGCGGCCGCGCGGCTGGCGCAGGCCTGGCTGGACGCGGGGCTCGCGCGCGAGGTGGAAGGGGCCCTGGGCAAGATCCTGTCGGTGCTGCCGCCGGCCGCGCGCGCGGCGGCCGAGGCGCAGGCGCTGTATGCGCCGTCCGTGGGGCTGGACCCCCGGGCGCAGGCCACCCTGCAGGCCCTGCGCGAGGCGGTGCACAGCCGCCACGTGGTGCAGATCGACTACGCCGACGTGCACGGCCGCCCCAGCCTGCGCCGCCTGCGGCCGCTGGGGTGCTTCTACTGGGGCAAGGTCTGGACGCTGTCGGCCTGGTGCGAGCTGCGCAACGATTTCCGAGGCTTTCGCATCGACCGCATCGTGGACCTCGTGGTGCTGGAGGAGCAGTTTCGCCAGGAGCCCGGCAAGACGCTGGCCGACATGCTGCGCAAGGTGGAGGCGGAGATGGCCTCGCGGCCGCCCGAATGGCCGCCCGCGCCGACGCCCGGGCTGACGGCCTGA
- a CDS encoding VOC family protein has product MVSKNTVCLWYDGTALDAAKFYAETFPDSAVGAVHRAPGDFPSGRQGDVLTVEFTVMGIPCLGLNGGPAFRHSEAFSFQVATDDQAETDRLWNAIVGNGGQESACGWCKDRWGLSWQITPRALTAAVTGPDKAAAARAFEAMMGMKKIDIATIEAARRG; this is encoded by the coding sequence ATGGTCAGCAAGAACACGGTATGTCTGTGGTACGACGGCACCGCGCTGGATGCCGCGAAGTTCTATGCCGAGACGTTTCCGGACAGCGCCGTGGGCGCGGTCCACCGGGCGCCCGGGGACTTTCCCTCGGGCCGGCAGGGCGACGTCCTGACGGTCGAGTTCACGGTGATGGGCATCCCCTGCCTGGGCCTGAACGGAGGCCCCGCCTTCCGGCACAGCGAGGCTTTCTCGTTCCAGGTGGCGACCGACGACCAGGCCGAAACCGATCGTCTGTGGAATGCGATTGTCGGAAATGGCGGCCAGGAAAGCGCCTGCGGCTGGTGCAAGGACCGCTGGGGCCTGTCGTGGCAGATCACGCCCCGGGCCCTGACGGCCGCGGTCACCGGTCCCGACAAGGCGGCGGCCGCGCGCGCGTTCGAAGCCATGATGGGGATGAAAAAAATCGACATCGCCACGATCGAGGCGGCCCGGCGCGGCTGA
- a CDS encoding N-acetyltransferase family protein, translating into MQPRSHAPGVQPVIRPATDADSHAGLARVWRRAWRSANPSVRPVAPPDHWEARVRAEFGPPCAVLVRAVGPEVTAFLVLDVGGAHLHQLFVDPACQGRGVGAEMLQQVIRLCPGGWTLHVATGNHGARRFYARHGLVEGPVDTHPATGRERVLCRWAPAAAAAAG; encoded by the coding sequence ATGCAGCCCCGCTCCCATGCCCCCGGCGTCCAGCCCGTGATCCGGCCGGCGACCGATGCCGACAGCCACGCCGGCCTGGCCCGCGTGTGGCGCAGGGCCTGGCGTTCCGCCAACCCCTCGGTGAGGCCCGTGGCTCCGCCCGACCACTGGGAGGCGCGGGTGCGCGCGGAATTCGGTCCGCCATGTGCGGTGCTGGTGCGTGCGGTGGGGCCGGAGGTCACGGCGTTCCTGGTGCTGGACGTGGGCGGCGCGCATCTGCACCAGCTGTTCGTGGACCCCGCATGCCAGGGCCGGGGCGTGGGGGCCGAAATGCTGCAGCAGGTGATCCGCCTGTGCCCGGGCGGCTGGACCCTGCACGTGGCCACGGGCAACCACGGCGCGCGCCGCTTCTATGCGCGCCATGGCCTGGTGGAGGGGCCGGTCGATACCCATCCGGCCACGGGCCGCGAGCGGGTGCTGTGCCGCTGGGCGCCTGCGGCGGCAGCGGCAGCAGGCTGA
- a CDS encoding glutathione peroxidase, translated as MPDSIYDFEAQQMNGQTVPLSQYKDKVLLIVNTASACGFTPQFGGLEELHKQYGGQGLVVLGFPCNQFGSQDPGSNDEIASFCQLNYGVSFPMMAKIDVNGANASPLYQWLAAEAPGLLGSKAIKWNFTKFLVGKDGRVIRRYAPQDAPKKLAGDIEAALAA; from the coding sequence ATGCCCGACAGCATCTACGACTTTGAAGCCCAGCAGATGAACGGCCAGACCGTGCCCTTGTCGCAATACAAGGACAAAGTGCTGCTCATCGTGAACACCGCCAGCGCCTGCGGCTTCACGCCCCAGTTCGGGGGCCTGGAAGAGCTGCACAAGCAGTACGGCGGCCAGGGCCTGGTGGTGCTGGGCTTTCCCTGCAACCAGTTCGGCAGCCAGGACCCGGGCAGCAACGACGAGATCGCGAGCTTCTGCCAGCTCAACTACGGCGTGAGCTTTCCGATGATGGCCAAGATCGATGTGAACGGTGCCAATGCGTCGCCCCTGTACCAGTGGCTCGCCGCCGAAGCGCCCGGCCTGCTGGGCAGCAAGGCGATCAAATGGAATTTCACCAAGTTCCTGGTTGGCAAGGACGGCCGCGTGATCCGCCGCTATGCGCCGCAGGACGCGCCCAAGAAGCTGGCGGGCGACATCGAGGCGGCCCTCGCGGCCTGA
- a CDS encoding DMT family transporter, with protein MQSPLPFAALLFNAFVWGLAWWPFQHMHQAGLHPLWATACMYAVVLLALMAWRPGILRQVREHPQLWLLALASGLNNVAFNWAVTIGDVVRVILLFYLMPAWAVLLAWRVLGERPTPAALLRLALAFAGVVLVLLPEGAPAARLLQTLSLADALALLGGFMFALTNVTLRRLHAVPGPARMATMFGGCMLMALAVAGLGLQVGVVDPFPAPNSTWVVTGLLLAGVLMLGNWALQFGAARLAAGTTALVMLSEVMFASVSSALLGASALNTRTVLGGAMILLASLLAALQFRRAGPSTP; from the coding sequence ATGCAATCTCCCCTGCCCTTTGCCGCCCTGCTGTTCAACGCCTTCGTCTGGGGCCTGGCGTGGTGGCCGTTCCAGCACATGCACCAGGCGGGGCTGCATCCGCTGTGGGCCACGGCCTGCATGTACGCCGTGGTGCTGCTCGCGCTCATGGCCTGGCGCCCGGGCATCCTGCGGCAGGTGCGCGAACATCCGCAGTTGTGGCTGCTGGCGCTGGCCTCGGGGCTGAACAACGTGGCCTTCAACTGGGCCGTGACCATCGGCGACGTGGTGCGCGTGATCCTGCTGTTCTATCTCATGCCTGCCTGGGCCGTGCTGCTGGCCTGGCGGGTCCTGGGCGAACGCCCCACGCCCGCCGCGCTGCTGCGCCTGGCCCTGGCCTTCGCCGGCGTGGTGCTGGTGCTGCTGCCCGAGGGCGCGCCCGCCGCCCGGCTGCTGCAGACCCTCAGCCTGGCCGACGCGCTGGCCCTGCTGGGCGGTTTCATGTTCGCGCTCACCAACGTCACCCTGCGCCGCCTGCACGCCGTGCCCGGGCCGGCGCGCATGGCCACCATGTTCGGCGGCTGCATGCTCATGGCGCTGGCCGTGGCTGGCCTCGGGCTGCAGGTGGGCGTGGTCGATCCCTTCCCCGCCCCCAACAGCACCTGGGTCGTCACCGGCCTGCTGCTGGCCGGCGTGCTGATGCTGGGCAACTGGGCGCTGCAGTTCGGCGCCGCGCGCCTGGCAGCCGGCACCACGGCGCTGGTGATGCTGTCGGAGGTGATGTTCGCCAGCGTGTCTTCCGCGCTGCTGGGCGCCTCGGCCTTGAACACGCGCACCGTGCTGGGCGGGGCGATGATCCTGCTGGCGTCCCTGCTCGCCGCGCTGCAGTTCCGCAGGGCAGGCCCCAGCACCCCCTGA
- the lplT gene encoding lysophospholipid transporter LplT has protein sequence MKRGFYTIMSAQFFSSLADNALFVAAVELLRTEGAPEWQRAALVPMFALFYVVLAPFVGAFADALPKGKVMFVSNAIKVVGCLMMLFGSHPLIAYAVVGLGAAAYSPAKYGILTELLPASQLVKANGWIEGLTIASIILGVLFGGQLVGQHLSGMLLGFDLPMIDTGVDTPAESAIAALIAVYALAAWFNTRIPHTGVEMRPLRADPARSVFSNALALLPDFWACNGRLWRDKLGQISLATTTLFWGAGGNLKFIVLAWAAVALGYNTTQASALTGVVAIGTAVGAVVASMRMRLDMATRVIPLGIAMGLLLILMVFISNIWLAIPFLILLGGLGGYLVVPMNALLQHRGHNLMGAGRSIAVQNFNEQACILGLGAFYSLSLKLGLSVFGAIITFGLVVAAIMWIIRRWHQRNCINHRDEVNHLLHIARHDTHH, from the coding sequence ATGAAGCGCGGTTTCTACACCATCATGTCGGCGCAGTTTTTCAGCTCGCTGGCCGACAATGCACTTTTCGTGGCCGCCGTGGAGCTTTTGCGCACAGAAGGCGCTCCCGAGTGGCAGCGCGCCGCCCTGGTGCCCATGTTCGCGCTGTTCTATGTGGTGCTGGCGCCCTTCGTCGGCGCCTTTGCCGACGCCCTGCCCAAGGGCAAGGTCATGTTCGTCAGCAACGCCATCAAGGTGGTGGGCTGCCTGATGATGCTGTTCGGTTCGCACCCGCTCATCGCCTATGCGGTGGTGGGTCTGGGCGCCGCGGCCTACTCGCCCGCCAAATACGGCATCCTCACGGAACTCCTTCCCGCCTCGCAATTGGTCAAGGCCAATGGCTGGATCGAGGGGCTCACCATCGCGTCCATCATCCTGGGCGTGCTGTTCGGCGGGCAGCTCGTGGGGCAGCACCTGTCGGGCATGCTGCTGGGCTTCGACCTGCCGATGATCGACACGGGTGTGGACACCCCCGCCGAGTCCGCCATCGCCGCGCTGATCGCGGTGTATGCGCTGGCGGCCTGGTTCAACACCCGCATCCCGCACACCGGCGTGGAAATGCGCCCCCTGCGCGCCGACCCCGCGCGCAGCGTGTTCTCCAACGCGCTGGCCCTGCTGCCGGACTTCTGGGCCTGCAACGGCCGCCTGTGGCGCGACAAGCTCGGCCAGATCTCGCTGGCCACCACCACCCTGTTCTGGGGCGCGGGCGGCAACCTCAAGTTCATCGTGCTGGCCTGGGCCGCCGTGGCGCTGGGCTACAACACCACGCAGGCCTCGGCACTCACCGGGGTGGTGGCCATCGGCACCGCCGTGGGCGCGGTGGTGGCCTCGATGCGCATGCGCCTGGACATGGCCACCCGGGTGATCCCGCTGGGCATCGCCATGGGGCTGCTGCTGATCCTGATGGTGTTCATCAGCAACATCTGGCTCGCGATCCCCTTCCTCATCCTGCTGGGCGGCCTGGGCGGCTACCTGGTGGTGCCCATGAACGCGCTGCTGCAGCACCGGGGCCACAACCTCATGGGCGCGGGCCGCTCGATCGCCGTGCAGAACTTCAACGAGCAGGCCTGCATCCTGGGCCTGGGCGCGTTCTACAGCCTGTCGCTCAAGCTGGGCCTGTCGGTGTTTGGTGCGATCATCACCTTCGGCCTCGTGGTGGCGGCCATCATGTGGATCATCCGCCGCTGGCACCAGCGCAACTGCATCAACCACCGCGACGAAGTGAACCACCTGCTGCACATTGCGCGGCACGATACGCATCATTGA
- the alr gene encoding alanine racemase, whose amino-acid sequence MPRPIAATIHTAALHHNLERVRQAAPDAKVWAVVKANAYGHGIERAYEGLRGADGFALLDLAEAERVRHLGWRGPILLLEGVFEPRDLELCSRLGLWHAVHCDEQIDMLAAHKTQVPHRVFLKMNSGMNRLGFAPQRFRAAWARLNALPQVDEISFMTHFSDADGPRGVAHQLAVFNTAAQDLPGERTLSNSAATLRHAADARVRADWVRAGIALYGSAPDYPEHDASHWGMRPTMTLATRLIATQQLQAGDTVGYGSRFTAEGPLLIGVAACGYADGYPRHCDTGTPVLVNGVRTRLVGRVSMDMVTVDLTPLQQAGVAAGFGAEVTLWGQATNGTVLGVDEVASAAGTVSWELLTALAQRVPVSVDGIG is encoded by the coding sequence ATGCCCCGTCCCATCGCCGCCACCATCCACACCGCAGCCCTGCACCACAACCTGGAGCGTGTCCGACAGGCGGCGCCCGATGCCAAGGTCTGGGCCGTGGTCAAGGCCAATGCCTACGGGCACGGCATCGAACGCGCGTACGAAGGCCTGCGTGGCGCCGACGGCTTCGCGCTGCTGGACCTGGCCGAGGCCGAACGCGTGCGGCATCTGGGCTGGCGCGGGCCCATCCTGCTGCTCGAAGGCGTGTTCGAGCCGCGCGACCTGGAGCTGTGCTCGCGCCTGGGCCTGTGGCACGCGGTGCATTGCGACGAGCAGATCGACATGCTGGCCGCCCACAAGACGCAGGTGCCGCACCGCGTGTTCCTCAAGATGAACTCGGGCATGAACCGGCTGGGCTTCGCGCCGCAGCGCTTTCGCGCGGCCTGGGCGCGGCTCAACGCGCTGCCGCAGGTGGACGAGATCTCGTTCATGACCCACTTCAGCGATGCGGACGGCCCCAGGGGGGTGGCGCACCAGCTGGCCGTGTTCAACACCGCCGCCCAGGACCTGCCGGGCGAGCGCACGCTGAGCAACAGTGCCGCCACCCTGCGCCACGCGGCGGACGCGCGCGTGCGCGCCGACTGGGTGCGCGCCGGCATCGCGCTGTATGGCAGCGCGCCCGACTACCCCGAGCATGACGCCAGCCATTGGGGCATGCGCCCCACGATGACCCTCGCCACCCGCCTCATCGCCACGCAGCAGCTGCAGGCGGGCGACACCGTGGGCTATGGCTCGCGCTTCACGGCCGAGGGGCCGCTCTTGATCGGCGTGGCGGCCTGCGGCTATGCCGACGGCTACCCGCGCCACTGCGATACCGGCACCCCGGTGCTGGTCAACGGCGTGCGCACGCGGCTGGTGGGGCGGGTGAGCATGGACATGGTGACGGTGGACCTCACGCCGCTGCAACAGGCGGGCGTGGCCGCAGGGTTTGGCGCGGAAGTCACGCTGTGGGGCCAGGCCACCAACGGCACGGTACTGGGCGTGGACGAGGTGGCCAGCGCCGCAGGCACCGTCAGCTGGGAGCTGCTGACGGCACTGGCCCAGCGCGTGCCCGTGTCGGTGGATGGCATCGGCTGA
- a CDS encoding MarR family winged helix-turn-helix transcriptional regulator, which produces MTTHAPADVFEAMHDLLHVYRAHMVRAMAAIHPDLTHNEVRALMFVGRHPGTTQRELVAHSGADKAQVARMVGMLQDKGWLESAPNAEDKRSRCLRLSAQGAALHQALRDARRGLAASLLKGCDDATQAQLLALLAQVRSNLDAIETGCEGGRDCRR; this is translated from the coding sequence ATGACCACCCACGCGCCCGCCGATGTCTTTGAAGCCATGCACGACCTGCTGCATGTCTACCGGGCCCACATGGTGCGCGCCATGGCCGCCATCCACCCCGACCTGACGCACAACGAAGTGCGGGCGCTGATGTTCGTGGGCCGCCACCCCGGCACCACGCAGCGCGAACTGGTCGCCCACAGCGGCGCCGACAAGGCACAGGTGGCCCGCATGGTGGGGATGCTGCAGGACAAGGGCTGGCTGGAGAGCGCACCGAATGCCGAGGACAAACGCAGCCGCTGCCTGCGCCTGAGCGCCCAGGGTGCGGCCCTGCACCAGGCGCTGCGCGACGCCCGCCGGGGGCTGGCGGCGTCCCTGCTCAAAGGGTGCGACGACGCCACGCAGGCCCAGCTGCTCGCCCTGCTGGCGCAGGTGCGCAGCAACCTGGACGCCATCGAGACCGGCTGCGAAGGTGGCCGGGACTGCCGCCGCTGA